In Nitrospira sp. MA-1, the DNA window CCTTTTCCCTCTTTTCGTTGTTGTTGAATGGCCTTCATCCGTTTGGCCACGTCGGCGATGATATGGTGGTGAGGACGTTCGGAAGAAACCTGGGCGTCCATGAATCCGAACACATCCCGTTCTTTTGGTCGTTCCAGCGGGAATACCCGAACTCCTTTTCTCCCCGTGACGACCAGGTCGCCTTTTTTCACCGAGCCCATGGGAAGCATCTGTGCGGAAAGTGGAGAGGGCTTGAGTCTAATCGCCACATCCATTTCGGGTTGCGGGACATCGATCCAGCTTCCTTGCCACCGTATTTGAGTGGCTAGATGAGATGTCGCGTAAAAATCCTCCGGTAAAATCCCATCAGCCGGTGCTGGCTCGACCGTGCAGTCCTCTTCGGTTTCAACCACTGCCCCATGCGGCTGAATGGTTTTCAGGATTTCCTGTAATAACTCCATGGTGGGAGCTTCAATCAGGATGGTGGCATGGGATGTGTCCTCCCGCCGGGTTCCCACCGTCACTTCCGAGAGGGTAAAGGTTCCCCCCAACATGACAATCGCATCCAGGACCTTTGCTAAGATCAATGAATCAATGATATGCCCTTGGATGGTGATGGGTTGAACGATCATTTTTTTATTTTACCATGAAATTCTGCAAAGGCGTGAAGTGAAAATCGATTGGGGTTTATTAGCCTCGCATGATGTTGAAAAGGTGTTTGGATAGTGTTCGCTCAAGACGACATGGCAATGTCTATCTGCCCAACATAAAGGAAATCGCAGAAGTATCATTCTCATGCGTTTCCTTACAGTGCTATACTATGACCATCTATCATTTGCCAGGGGGAACCAAGTTTGAATCATCATCTTTGTACTGTTCTTCTCATTGCTGGACTCGCGGGGTGCTATGGAGAGCAGATCCTTCAGACTACGGCCTGGGCTTCTTCCGGCACGGATGTCTTTCAATCTTTCACTCAACACATCGGCGCACAAATCGGAAAAGATAAACAGGAATTTGCCATCGCTGATTCCTGTACGGTCTATTTTTATCAACATTTGAAAAAGAAACCACGCCCAGAAGTTGAGCGCATTCATTTCTCCCCCATCTCCTCAAAAACAGGGCTTGATTATGATTGTGGGAAGCTCTTTCCCGAGGGACTGGAGCAGGCCCGGCAGGCCTTTGGGAACATGCAACAGCGGCTTTCCCTCAGCCTCACCTTTTATCAAATGGCTTTAGTGGGAGACGGGGATGATAATCAGGAATATAGTGCGCAGGAAATTCAGGATGTGCTGGCAGCCTTCGGGCTACCGTATCTTGATGGACTTCCTCATGGAGGGTATGTCATAGCCCTGACCGGTCTGTTCGATACCATTCGCCAGGATCTTCAATTCAAAATCCTGATGGAGGGGATGCAGGAGTTGATGAACAAGGGGTATCGCTTTACCAAGGCTGATCAGGCGGCATTGAATCGGAAGCTGAATTGATAGGTCATGGAGGGGGAATCGTTCTATCGTATTCGTTCTAACGCTTCTTGTGAGCGGCTGCGGACAGTCTGGTCCCAGTCTTCTTTCATCTTTTCTTCCAATTTCGCCTTCGCGTCTTGAGCCCGCATGCGACCCAGGGCTAATGCGGCGCAGGCTCGCACATGGGCATGGTCATCTTCCAACGCCCGGATCAATAAAGGGATCGAGGGTTGATGTTTCAAGATTCCCAGGTAACTGGCTGACATTCCCCGTATGCGATGTTGTTTGTCACCTATAGCCGTCTTCAACGTCCAAATAAAGAGTTCCGCCATCGGTTCGGAAACGGTCTCCAATCCTTCTACTTCGAATTGGTTCACTTCAATAAGGGTAAAGGCGAGATCTCGTCGTTTTTGGGCTGAGGGTTCTTTTTGAAAGCGTTGGAGGAGCCGATCGCGAAGCTGAAGGCGCTCTTTGCGAGCCTGCCATTTTTTTGTGCCAACCCATATGCTTACTCCCAATACGAGAATGCCTCCGAGTATCGGGAGGATCTCCTCGGTGATGTAATCCTGAGTGTCGAAAGTCAGATGATGCCATGTCCAAATGCCTGCTACGATGAGCCCCAGAACTAACAGGCCGAAAAACAGGTTGATGGAACGGGTTGCTTCGGGTTGGGTTGCCATACGGGGGGTAGTCATCAGGGAGTTTTTATTTACCGGCAAGGTCGAACAATGAAGGTCACCATACTAGGTTCAGGAACGAATATTCATCCTACCCGCGCTGCCGCCGGGTATGTAGTCGAGACGGACCGGCCTATTCTACTGGATTTTGGTCCGAGAACGCTCTCAAATTTATTACAAACCGGCATAGATCGCCATACGATCCAATACTTACTCTTTACCCATTACCATTCGGACCATTTTTCTGATTTTATTCCATTTTTCTTTGATGCGGTGTGCCATTCAAAGTTTGCGGCCGTTCGACCGGACCTCACCATTTATGGTCCACCTGGAACGAAACGACTCTTTCGGACGATTTTCCGGACATTCCCTAATTTTTCAGATCCACCTTTTCAGGTGATCCTCAAAGAGGTCAAGGATCGGTCGTTTTTGATTGGCCATACGCAGATCACGCCCTTGCCCATGACCCATTCTGAGCAACAGACCTGTCTCGGCTATCGTCTTGAATATCAGGGCCGGTCAGCGGCCTTTTCGGGAGATGCGATGGTTTCACCGAATCTAGTGAGGCTCTGTCAGGATACTGATCTGGCAGTCTTGGACTGCTCTTTTTCGTCTCATCAGCCAGGTGGATCGCATATGCATGCGGAAGAATGTGGAAAAATAGCAGAACAGGCCAATGCTAAAAAACTTGTGCTTTCGCATTTTTATGAGGCAGCCGACCGGTCGAATGTCGTGGCCCAAGCCCGCCGATTTTTCTCAGGCCCCATCATTAAAGGAAAAGACCTCCTGACCTTCCAGATAGCAAAGGCCTCCAAGGTGGCCTAGACTTGAGGGCGATCCTATAACCCTCGCCTGCAGGTCGGCCAAACGGGCTGAGGCTCAAAGCAAAAAGCGGACCTTGTCCGATCCGCGAGTTGGTCCGCCCCTCCGTGGCTTGCGTCAGCACGATTCCATGTGCCGACCTGGGCGAAAATGGT includes these proteins:
- a CDS encoding HEAT repeat domain-containing protein, with translation MATQPEATRSINLFFGLLVLGLIVAGIWTWHHLTFDTQDYITEEILPILGGILVLGVSIWVGTKKWQARKERLQLRDRLLQRFQKEPSAQKRRDLAFTLIEVNQFEVEGLETVSEPMAELFIWTLKTAIGDKQHRIRGMSASYLGILKHQPSIPLLIRALEDDHAHVRACAALALGRMRAQDAKAKLEEKMKEDWDQTVRSRSQEALERIR
- a CDS encoding MBL fold metallo-hydrolase; amino-acid sequence: MKVTILGSGTNIHPTRAAAGYVVETDRPILLDFGPRTLSNLLQTGIDRHTIQYLLFTHYHSDHFSDFIPFFFDAVCHSKFAAVRPDLTIYGPPGTKRLFRTIFRTFPNFSDPPFQVILKEVKDRSFLIGHTQITPLPMTHSEQQTCLGYRLEYQGRSAAFSGDAMVSPNLVRLCQDTDLAVLDCSFSSHQPGGSHMHAEECGKIAEQANAKKLVLSHFYEAADRSNVVAQARRFFSGPIIKGKDLLTFQIAKASKVA